In Aristaeella hokkaidonensis, the following are encoded in one genomic region:
- a CDS encoding gluconate 5-dehydrogenase, with protein sequence MDTNSFSLKGKIAWITGASYGIGFAIAEAYAAAGATIVFNDINQELVDKGLKSYAEKGIDAKGYVCDVTNEEAVRALVKQIETEIGVIDILVNNAGIIRRIPMIEMSAEEFRKVIDVDLNAPFICAKAVIPSMISKGHGKIINICSMMSELGRETVSAYAAAKGGLKMLTRNICSEYGEHNIQCNGIGPGYIATPQTAPLREKQPDGSRHPFDQFIIAKTPAARWGTPEDLQGPAVFLASDASNFVNGHILYVDGGILAYIGKQP encoded by the coding sequence ATGGATACGAACAGTTTCAGCCTGAAAGGCAAAATTGCCTGGATTACGGGCGCCAGCTACGGCATCGGATTTGCCATCGCGGAGGCTTATGCCGCGGCGGGGGCAACCATTGTGTTCAATGATATCAACCAGGAACTGGTGGACAAGGGCCTGAAGTCCTATGCCGAGAAGGGCATTGACGCCAAGGGCTACGTCTGCGACGTGACCAATGAGGAAGCGGTCCGGGCCCTGGTGAAGCAGATTGAGACGGAAATCGGCGTGATCGATATCCTGGTGAACAACGCCGGCATCATCCGCCGGATCCCCATGATTGAGATGAGCGCGGAAGAATTCCGGAAAGTCATCGACGTGGACCTGAACGCTCCGTTCATCTGCGCCAAGGCGGTGATTCCGTCCATGATCTCCAAGGGACACGGTAAAATCATCAACATCTGCAGCATGATGAGCGAACTGGGACGGGAAACCGTTTCCGCCTACGCTGCAGCCAAGGGCGGCCTGAAGATGCTGACCCGGAATATCTGCTCTGAATACGGCGAGCATAACATCCAGTGCAACGGCATCGGACCTGGCTATATCGCCACGCCCCAGACAGCTCCGCTGCGGGAAAAGCAGCCGGACGGCAGCCGCCATCCCTTTGATCAGTTTATCATCGCCAAGACGCCGGCGGCCCGCTGGGGAACGCCCGAGGACCTGCAGGGTCCCGCGGTATTCCTGGCTTCCGACGCGAGCAATTTCGTGAACGGCCATATCCTGTATGTGGATGGCGGAATCCTGGCGTACATCGGAAAACAGCCCTGA
- a CDS encoding rhamnulokinase, producing the protein MKKYLAIDIGASSGRHIVGWKEDGELKTEEVYRFPNGVVEQDGHLTWDIDALEKHVRTGIDEAMKIYPEIGSLSVDTWGVDYVLMKGGEPVLPCYAYRDSRTETAIPKVHEQMSFSDLYRRTGIQFQPFNTIYQLYADKLAGRLDEADSFLMIPEYLMYRLSGAESHEYTNATTGGMVSAETGEYDPEIIRTLGLPGRFFRPLQRPGSVIGEYRGIKVMLCATHDTGSAVEGIPMEGNELYISSGTWSLLGVKTPKPLTDAGSEAANYSNEGGVGYNRYQKNIMGMWLANRLRSELCPEKPWDEITAEAEEKHFDHLVDVNDPVFLAPESMKAAFDSKLPHPPKCTAGYFRCAYRSLADGYRRAIEEIEQNTGNRYRRLYIVGGGARNKYLNRLTEEATGKQVTALPIEATALGNIMIQIKNGGEKA; encoded by the coding sequence ATGAAAAAATATCTGGCCATCGACATCGGCGCGTCTTCCGGACGGCATATTGTCGGCTGGAAGGAAGACGGAGAGCTGAAAACCGAGGAGGTTTACCGCTTTCCGAACGGTGTCGTGGAACAGGACGGACATCTGACCTGGGATATTGACGCCCTGGAGAAACACGTCCGGACCGGCATCGACGAAGCGATGAAGATTTATCCGGAAATCGGGAGCCTTTCAGTTGATACCTGGGGTGTGGATTATGTGCTGATGAAGGGCGGCGAACCTGTTTTGCCCTGTTACGCCTACCGGGACAGCCGGACGGAAACGGCTATTCCCAAAGTCCATGAGCAGATGAGCTTTTCGGACCTTTACCGGCGTACGGGGATCCAGTTCCAGCCTTTCAATACCATTTACCAGCTTTACGCAGACAAGCTGGCAGGACGGCTGGATGAAGCCGACAGCTTCCTGATGATTCCGGAGTACCTGATGTACAGGCTCAGCGGCGCGGAGAGCCATGAGTATACCAATGCGACCACCGGCGGCATGGTCAGCGCGGAAACCGGTGAATACGATCCGGAGATTATCCGGACCCTGGGCCTGCCCGGGCGGTTTTTCAGGCCCCTGCAGCGGCCGGGCAGCGTGATCGGTGAATACAGGGGAATCAAGGTGATGCTGTGTGCCACCCATGATACAGGCAGCGCGGTGGAGGGAATCCCCATGGAGGGGAATGAACTCTATATTTCTTCCGGCACCTGGTCCCTGCTGGGAGTCAAAACGCCGAAGCCGCTGACGGACGCAGGAAGCGAAGCTGCCAACTACTCCAATGAAGGCGGCGTAGGCTATAACCGGTACCAGAAAAACATCATGGGTATGTGGCTGGCGAACAGGCTGCGCAGCGAACTGTGCCCGGAAAAACCGTGGGATGAAATCACGGCGGAAGCAGAAGAGAAACACTTCGATCACCTGGTGGATGTGAACGATCCGGTTTTCCTTGCCCCGGAGAGCATGAAAGCAGCGTTTGATTCCAAACTGCCCCATCCCCCGAAATGTACGGCAGGATATTTCCGGTGCGCATACCGGTCCCTGGCGGACGGATACCGCAGGGCGATCGAGGAAATAGAACAGAATACAGGCAACCGGTACCGGAGGCTGTACATTGTGGGCGGCGGGGCCAGGAACAAATACCTGAACCGGCTGACGGAAGAAGCCACCGGCAAGCAAGTGACCGCACTGCCTATCGAGGCGACGGCGCTGGGGAACATCATGATCCAGATCAAAAACGGAGGAGAAAAAGCATGA
- a CDS encoding L-rhamnose isomerase: protein MSYEEAKKRYAAIGVDAGAAIEKLKKVPVSLHCWQGDDVRGFDTDPSKPLTGGIQTTGNYPGRAGTPEELMADLDKVLSLIPGTPKMNLHASYAIFENGEWADRDKLEPKHFRKWVEFCKERGLGCDFNPTFFSHPMCDPLTLSSPNEETRKFWIEHGKACIRISSYLAEELGKPCVMNIWTGDGFKDIPADRMGPRVRYRESIDEILKEPYDFKKVKPCIESKVFGIGVEAYTAGSAEFALSYAAMNMDKCIPLMDNGHYHPTEVVSDKIPALLAFFPEIALHVTRPIRWDSDHVVLFDDETKEIAREIVRCGGLDGRVNIALDYFDASINRISAWVTGYRNLQKALLYALLQPNDEMKSLQDAGEFSKLMVMQEELKTMPFGEIWDEYCRSCGRPADGEWFPQIEEYEKKVLVRRK, encoded by the coding sequence ATGAGCTACGAAGAAGCAAAAAAGCGCTATGCGGCTATCGGCGTTGATGCCGGCGCAGCCATTGAAAAACTGAAAAAAGTGCCCGTGTCGCTGCATTGCTGGCAGGGAGACGACGTACGGGGCTTTGATACTGATCCGAGCAAGCCGCTGACGGGCGGCATCCAGACCACAGGGAACTATCCGGGACGGGCCGGTACACCGGAGGAGCTGATGGCGGACCTGGACAAGGTGCTGAGCCTGATTCCCGGCACGCCGAAGATGAACCTGCATGCCAGCTACGCGATCTTTGAAAACGGCGAATGGGCGGACCGGGATAAGCTGGAGCCGAAACATTTCAGAAAATGGGTGGAGTTCTGCAAGGAACGCGGCCTGGGCTGTGACTTTAATCCCACCTTCTTCTCCCATCCGATGTGTGATCCACTGACACTGTCCAGCCCGAATGAAGAAACCAGGAAGTTCTGGATTGAGCACGGCAAAGCCTGCATCCGTATCAGCAGTTACCTGGCGGAAGAACTGGGCAAGCCTTGCGTGATGAATATCTGGACCGGCGACGGGTTCAAGGATATTCCCGCCGACCGGATGGGACCGCGGGTACGCTACCGTGAATCCATTGATGAAATCCTGAAGGAGCCCTATGACTTCAAAAAAGTAAAGCCCTGCATTGAAAGCAAGGTTTTCGGCATCGGCGTGGAAGCTTATACGGCAGGCAGCGCGGAATTCGCCCTTTCCTACGCGGCAATGAATATGGACAAGTGCATTCCGCTGATGGACAACGGTCACTATCACCCCACGGAAGTGGTCAGCGACAAGATTCCTGCCCTGCTGGCCTTCTTCCCGGAAATTGCGCTGCATGTAACCCGGCCGATCCGCTGGGACAGCGACCATGTGGTGCTGTTTGACGATGAAACAAAGGAAATCGCCCGGGAGATCGTCCGCTGCGGCGGGCTGGACGGCCGGGTGAATATTGCCCTCGACTACTTTGACGCAAGCATCAACCGGATTTCCGCCTGGGTGACGGGATACCGGAACCTGCAGAAGGCGCTCCTGTATGCCCTGCTGCAGCCCAATGATGAAATGAAGTCCCTGCAGGATGCGGGAGAGTTCAGCAAGCTGATGGTGATGCAGGAAGAACTGAAAACCATGCCCTTCGGCGAGATCTGGGACGAGTACTGCCGGAGCTGCGGCAGGCCGGCTGACGGTGAATGGTTCCCGCAGATTGAGGAATATGAGAAGAAAGTACTGGTGAGGCGGAAATGA
- the rhaD gene encoding rhamnulose-1-phosphate aldolase yields MKNILEAPFMVEMIRTTTNMYNQGWDERNGGNISLMLDAAEIAGYLDTGKALRTIPTGFTAPELDGKCFLVTGTGKYFKNVQYAPEVNLGIVRLKEQGQQADLLWGYADGGQFTSEFPAHMMSHVARLKVNPENRVVMHCHPANLLAMTYVHDLDEKQFTRTLWQMCTECVVVFPDGVNVLPWMLCGTNEIGEATAEKMKTARLVVWSQHGIYGAGKDLDETFGLIETAEKAAEIYMKIAHLPRINTITDEQMHLLEKRFNIKAREGYLD; encoded by the coding sequence ATGAAAAATATCCTGGAAGCGCCCTTTATGGTGGAAATGATCCGCACGACGACCAACATGTATAACCAGGGCTGGGACGAACGCAACGGCGGGAATATCAGCCTGATGCTGGATGCGGCGGAAATCGCCGGATACCTGGATACGGGAAAGGCGCTGCGCACAATCCCGACTGGCTTCACCGCTCCGGAACTGGACGGGAAGTGTTTCCTGGTGACGGGAACCGGCAAGTACTTCAAGAATGTGCAGTATGCCCCGGAAGTCAATCTCGGCATTGTCCGGCTGAAGGAGCAGGGACAGCAGGCTGACCTGCTGTGGGGCTATGCGGACGGCGGGCAGTTTACCAGCGAGTTTCCGGCCCATATGATGAGCCATGTGGCACGGCTGAAGGTTAACCCGGAAAACCGGGTGGTGATGCACTGCCATCCGGCGAACCTGCTGGCGATGACCTATGTCCATGACCTGGACGAGAAGCAGTTTACCCGGACCCTGTGGCAGATGTGCACCGAGTGCGTGGTGGTTTTCCCGGACGGTGTGAACGTGCTGCCCTGGATGCTTTGCGGCACGAATGAAATCGGCGAAGCAACGGCAGAAAAAATGAAGACCGCAAGGCTGGTGGTCTGGAGCCAGCACGGTATTTACGGCGCGGGCAAAGACCTGGATGAGACCTTCGGCCTGATCGAAACCGCGGAAAAAGCCGCGGAAATCTATATGAAGATCGCCCATCTTCCGAGAATCAACACGATTACGGATGAGCAGATGCATTTGCTGGAGAAGCGTTTCAACATCAAAGCAAGGGAAGGCTACCTGGACTAA
- a CDS encoding tetratricopeptide repeat protein: MNHTETAAAQALKAESLPTDFCFPNKPEELPVLEYAVSILPSAPKAHYYLGEFFYDRKQYDAAVSHWQAAAKEQPDLAPAHRNLSIAYYNPGGRSLAAGEIVEAVRLEPGNSRFLLEQDQLLKRLDCPVKERLAILEANRDLLPDRYALMLAYVSMLNADGQHEKALDLLMNYTFHVWEGGEGKVADEYKAALFALAGKALAEGRAEAAIEYASRTLSYPANLGEGKLENVPDNQAYYLMGCAYRLLGNESRAAQCFTEASAGSQIPEPVRYYNDQPSDYIYYQGLAFHALGKVESAKRSFHQLIIFGERHMFDKTGYDFFAVSMPELEVFQDDIQKRSDDYCRRMIALGLKGLQETGL, encoded by the coding sequence ATGAACCACACAGAAACCGCTGCCGCGCAGGCCCTGAAGGCGGAAAGCCTGCCGACGGATTTCTGTTTCCCCAACAAGCCGGAGGAACTTCCGGTTCTGGAATACGCCGTTTCCATCCTGCCCTCCGCCCCGAAGGCCCACTATTACCTGGGTGAGTTCTTCTATGACAGGAAGCAGTATGACGCAGCTGTTTCCCACTGGCAGGCCGCGGCGAAGGAACAGCCTGATCTGGCTCCGGCCCACCGGAACCTGTCCATTGCGTATTACAACCCCGGCGGCCGTTCCCTGGCCGCCGGGGAAATCGTGGAAGCCGTCCGCCTTGAGCCCGGAAACAGCCGTTTCCTGCTGGAGCAGGATCAGCTGCTGAAGCGCCTGGACTGCCCCGTCAAAGAGCGGCTGGCCATCCTGGAGGCAAACCGGGATCTGCTTCCGGACCGGTATGCCCTGATGCTCGCCTATGTCAGCATGCTGAATGCGGACGGGCAGCATGAAAAAGCCCTGGACCTGCTGATGAACTATACCTTCCATGTATGGGAAGGCGGAGAAGGCAAGGTGGCAGATGAATATAAAGCCGCCCTCTTCGCCCTGGCCGGCAAAGCCCTGGCGGAAGGCCGGGCGGAAGCCGCCATTGAATATGCGTCCCGGACCCTCTCCTATCCTGCCAATCTCGGAGAAGGCAAGCTGGAAAACGTCCCGGACAACCAGGCCTATTACCTCATGGGCTGCGCTTACAGGCTGCTGGGCAATGAATCCAGGGCAGCGCAATGCTTTACGGAAGCTTCCGCGGGTTCCCAGATTCCCGAGCCCGTCCGCTATTACAATGATCAGCCCTCTGACTATATCTATTATCAGGGGCTGGCTTTCCACGCATTAGGAAAGGTGGAAAGCGCCAAACGGTCTTTCCACCAGCTGATCATTTTCGGCGAACGCCATATGTTTGATAAGACGGGTTATGATTTCTTTGCTGTCTCCATGCCGGAGCTGGAAGTTTTCCAGGATGATATCCAGAAGCGCAGCGACGATTACTGCCGCCGTATGATAGCCCTGGGCCTCAAAGGCCTGCAGGAAACAGGACTCTGA
- a CDS encoding polysaccharide deacetylase family protein, whose product MKKIRWLVLCILALCLFIPAGIAERAIPEVLKVTQEVKCYRAKGYRIITYSELHSTREDVNDLINGRVAALKEEAEAVVPEGRDYNKRCAHADIYTQITRTGDRWLSFHVCAQTSAKSSQNWVKCEDYTYDMESGRLIRLGDIICEEGWEKLLHEIRIQVEESFPEDKPDEQALDAICSRESLTEAGFIMTPGHLALFFPAADVYPAHAEALLRVEIYVPELWEILTEEGRKETDCTGYKLVALTYDDGPGKGTTRGVLSSSVRHPGQVTFFATGHRLEENAEMLHLEFDAGHSVQSHTWAHATKGVTTEKVTDWETQYNKAMGSIIGKLPIMMRPPGGNWRGYVNSGTELAQILWDTNSTDSSAGEGKQDMLGCCGRASIACDGSIVLFHDVKIYAGDLAERSMRLFEQENMLIVTVNDLCALRGISLKAGTVLQNCPPEEAEVSMQAHR is encoded by the coding sequence ATGAAAAAGATCAGATGGCTTGTGCTGTGTATTCTGGCTTTATGTTTATTCATTCCTGCGGGAATAGCAGAACGTGCTATTCCGGAGGTGCTGAAGGTGACACAGGAAGTCAAATGCTACAGGGCAAAAGGCTATCGGATTATTACCTATTCAGAACTGCATTCCACCAGGGAAGACGTAAATGACTTGATCAATGGCAGGGTGGCAGCCCTGAAAGAAGAAGCGGAAGCAGTGGTGCCGGAAGGAAGGGATTATAACAAAAGATGTGCCCATGCAGATATTTATACACAAATTACCCGAACGGGTGACCGCTGGCTGAGCTTTCATGTGTGTGCACAGACATCTGCAAAGAGCAGCCAGAATTGGGTGAAATGTGAAGATTATACTTACGACATGGAATCCGGCCGGCTGATCCGGCTGGGGGATATTATCTGTGAAGAGGGCTGGGAAAAGCTGCTGCATGAAATCCGGATACAGGTCGAGGAAAGCTTTCCTGAAGACAAACCGGATGAGCAGGCACTGGATGCGATCTGCAGCCGTGAAAGCCTGACGGAAGCCGGGTTTATCATGACGCCCGGACACCTGGCACTGTTTTTTCCCGCGGCAGACGTGTATCCCGCCCATGCTGAAGCACTTTTGCGGGTGGAAATATATGTGCCGGAATTATGGGAGATCCTGACGGAAGAGGGCCGGAAGGAAACGGACTGCACCGGCTACAAGCTGGTTGCACTGACCTATGACGACGGTCCCGGAAAGGGAACAACCAGGGGTGTGCTGAGTTCCTCCGTCCGTCATCCGGGACAGGTGACCTTCTTTGCGACCGGACACCGCCTGGAAGAAAATGCTGAGATGCTTCATTTGGAGTTCGACGCCGGCCACAGCGTGCAAAGCCATACCTGGGCGCATGCTACCAAGGGCGTGACAACAGAGAAAGTAACCGACTGGGAAACGCAGTATAACAAGGCCATGGGCAGCATCATCGGCAAGCTCCCGATCATGATGCGTCCTCCGGGAGGAAACTGGAGGGGATACGTCAATTCAGGCACTGAGCTGGCTCAGATCCTGTGGGATACCAATTCCACGGATTCGTCCGCCGGTGAAGGAAAGCAGGATATGCTGGGCTGCTGCGGCCGTGCCAGCATCGCCTGTGACGGGAGTATCGTGCTTTTCCACGACGTCAAAATCTATGCCGGAGATCTGGCAGAACGGTCCATGAGGCTCTTTGAGCAGGAGAACATGCTGATTGTGACCGTAAACGATTTGTGTGCGCTGCGCGGAATTTCGCTGAAAGCAGGCACCGTATTGCAAAACTGTCCGCCGGAGGAAGCGGAAGTAAGCATGCAGGCTCACCGGTAA